The DNA window CtgttttttaagaatgtttGTTGTTAAGGCCTCTAACTAATCCAAGTCTTTTTGTCTATTAAAAATAGGGAAGTGAAGCAGAAAGTTGAgccatttgagaagctggaacctGAGGCACTTAGCATAAAATCTTCAATGACTCTTGTCATTCTGAATTAAAACTTACTGTGTATCTGCTGCACAATAAAGATTTCCAACCTGCTTACAAAAGTGCAGTGATGTAAAACAcgtaagtacatttacttaagtacaactGAGTGCAGTTGATACATTATCATGTTGGTCACTAATCTAGTAATCTTCATTAGCCACTGCATAAAGAGTACTATTTACTCTGTGTACCTCAGGTATCATTTGacttatacttttacttaagtaaaaatttgaatgcagtacttttacttgaaacTGTATTTCTATACTGTGGTAATATTACTTTTATAGGTAGGTAAACGATCTGAGATCTTCTTACACCACctcaaaagtgtgtttttatgtccttGTACATTCTGCGtaacaagaaaaacatcaatACAGACAATCGTACTTAATATACCTATAAATAGTTTTGTTGTACCCACTGACTAAATATAGACTGCCATCTGACGACTTTCAAAATTTAAGCCAATGACGTGGTAATGCCTTTATCTGTCTATTCAGAGAGTCTTAAGAACACAGATTGGGAGACATACTGCGCATAGTTTCTTTTATAGAAGTTATGCTGTCATAATtacatggaaaatgttttacaaggCAGTTTGTCTTTAACAACTGGATGAATcataacacaaagaaaacaaagcaagcaatcttactgtattttaagCTGTGAAAAGGCCAGTGGCTAAAAAAACTACTGTAtactttaaatacacaaatgtacgtacaatgtaatttgtttttaaattgttgcaaTTTATATTCCCCTATAGACGCAGATGTAAAAACTTGAGCACAGACTTAAAGGTGTaagattctgaaaaaaaaaaaaaatcagttttaccACTAGAGGGCAGTCAGATCCATCACAGCCACATCCTCCTGTAGTATCAGGATTTTTGTGATGCTGTGGGAACACAGGCCATATTTTAACCCTCAGAACAAACAGTTCAAACATTTTGGAGTGACTCCAACCTGTTGTCACTAGTTTCTAACAATAGAGCCTGCACTGCCGAtaaagactttttctttttttaaatcactttaacCGGCACTGCTATTGTAGGAGGGATcgtgtttagttttttcctgtTAGGAAAAAACAGATAGGCAAAACAGTACACGGATCATAGAGCTAAAGGGAACAAATCATGAAGGAGAGTAAACAAAATGCTAATAGGACcagtcagtttttgttttcaatacaGTTTGATTTTCCGAtgaatttttctgcaataacAACAAATCGGGGGGGAAAATATGACATCAAAGTAATAGTTTTAGGAAATCAGAGTAATATATAGcggaaatgttttttatgagcAGCCTGTGTATTCAAACTGTGATTTATGTGCAGGACCTGCACATAAATATTGTTGCAACTTGGTTAAACTGACAAAAGTCAAAACATAGAAGAAAACTATTAATGTTGAGACACATCTGTGCTGGATTGTGTGATGCTTTTGGTTTAATGTGATTGTAGCATTTTAATCCAAATATGAAAATCCTAACCATAAAAAGAGGAATGGCAACATTACCCACGTTGCCTTTCTTCCTCCTGTGTAACAACTATTTGTACTTTTAGACTTCTCCTACTTTTATCATcaaatttcattatttaaacattaaagtatGTAATGTGTTAAAACAATAGAAAAGACTCTGCTGTCCATGTGAATTTGTTAGGGACTATTTTCAACAGTCTATACTAtgtctttgattaaaaagtcaGTCAAAATTTTGATTTATCGAGAGTTAAGGTTATTCTGATCTTGCTGGATTTAGTTTGTTACAAGAATGTGTCATATTTCCAGTGACAAAGTTTACATAGTCATGTGACACCAGTACCAACGGGGAAAACTATATTCCAGAAATCACAGAAAGGCAGACACACGAAGACTCCTTCAAAAAGCGTAAGCCCAAGAACAATAACTGAAAGAGGTGATAGGAAACTTGCTTGAGAGCTACATAGGAATCCAAATACACAGTAGGGGACCTGACAAAGTCCTTCGAGGCAACCGGAATAAAACTTCACATCTCCACAGTCAAGCATAGTCAGCAGTGTTTGGGAACACGCAGGATTCACTGCTTACCTGCAGACATAAATCAGCACACCTTGAGTATGCTATGGTGtatgagaaacaaacaaaaaaaaaaacaacatttttcggCAAAAGCTTTTTAAACCGCTCTTTCCAAAATAGGAGACACAGGATGTCTGAGACTTGGGCATGATTAGATTCACATGGCCACAtcaatttggcacatttttgtAACCAGAAGTATCAATGACGCTAATGATCAAATTACAAAGCTCAGTGTTTGTCTCCTTGACACTAAATATTTTTGACTTTAAGCCTCAGGTAATGAAAGCTTCTCTCATGCTGATCCCCGTTTGCGTCATTGGGTCTGTAATGTGAGGATTTCCATTCTCTGACAATAGGCCTAAATGTTTGAGAGGCATTTCATcctcagctgtgtttgtgaataACACCCAAGCACTCAAAGACAATCTATATATGACCGTTTCCTTCTGGCAGCAGATCACTCAACTATtcaagtttcttttctttcttttttttttccatgactCTCTCCAGGTAGAGATAAGACACCGCCCATTTACCGTCATTATCCACCCTGCGACATTTCCTGTtctgagaaataaaattaaaaaatgctgagTGGCTGTTCCTCAATCTTCAACTGTGATCTTGTCAGGTTTTCCATTTGGCAAGAACTTGACATTATGAAATGAAAGTACGTTCACTTGTGAGTGAGTAGTTTATCTTTTACCGTCTCCTCGCAGTAATCTCCACCTTTAATCTACACCAAACCGCCACAAACACATATCTTTTCACTCTCTGTGAGAGCAGAAGTAGCTTCTTGACACTGCATCTGAGTCGATGAACCCTTTGACTTCACCTAACGGAGACCTGACAGGACTTAGAGCAACACAGACCACACTGACAAATATTCACCATAACCATCATTACGCTGACTCACTTCTTGACAGGAGTGAATCAGCCGACATGCTGTCCCTGCTGTAGCTTTGGTGATTTAGGCTGCTGGGAAGACGAGGACAGGACCTGCAAATTTTGGGACTCACCACAATGACTGCAGACATTTCTAAGAAGCCGCAGcctgttttactgtgtgtgtgtttgtgtgtgtgtgagagagagaacattaGGTTAAGGACTGCATTTTGTCTACtaggcaaaaacaaaattcagaaaagtaaaaagtaaaagatgtAGACATGGAAACACGTTAAGATCCAGTTATGGTATTAATCATGATGGCACATTATAGCATCAGGtctatacattttttaactatttCATCATTTAAATCAGCGAAGCTCTGTGCACCTCCACAACTAAACTAAGATGTGCTTATAATTATCTTTTGATACTTAATGAACTGTGCCGGAATTCCAcacttgtttttaatgcagagaCCCCCAGTTTTAGGGAATATTTAGACAATTGGCTGCCAAATTTTTGGCGAGTGTTATTCTTCCTTTAGTTCGTTTACAGTAGGCAGAGTAAAAGTTTAGGGTTGATTTCTATCGGCTGCTGTTAGCTGTCAACATGAAGTCCAAAGAGCTGTGACTGCCAGTGAAGTGAGccatcattttaatataaatcaaaacaaagttaagAGAGATAACAGAAACATTTGCTGTGGCCAAATCAACTATTCAGTGCATCCGTATAAGGAAAGAATGCACCAAGAGGCCCACAATCACCGAAGAGCAAAAGGATTAAACAAATCATCGTGAATTGTTTACCACCTTACTATTTTAtccacacactgcagcttttcCACAAATTTGATCTACACTCTGTTGATGCACTCATCACGCACAGCACGCTAGAGTTGTGCACATGAGTGTGCTGGCACTGCGTGGTGTTGCTCTGTAAAGTAAAACTCATGCACAAAGACTATCGATAGGTCCATTTATAACAAGAGGAGAAGAAACATCTTATTTCTGGGATATTGTACAGAAACTGCTATTAATATTCACGTTATTCCAGAAACTTCCAGGAGAGGAGGGATGCTAAAGATTGTGCAAGCAAGTCCCTGATATTCTGCACGAGAGTGGGGGGCAACTGCTTTGCAGTGTGTGCACAGATGTGGTGGAATAAATGTCATCAACAGTAAACAAACACGACTAATTGCACAGCCTGTTGGATCCACATCTACTGGAAGAGCTGAAGGAATCGTGGGGAGTTCCATTAAATAATATTAGTTAGCGGTAACAGAGGTCTGTTTGCATGACAAACTGTGTGTATGCTAATTATACCAATCATAAATTGGATTCttaattaattacaaaataGATCATCACCACTAGATTTGTCATTTGGATCCCAGTTTTGTTTCAAAGTTTAAttgactaaatattttttttaaatactgataTTGTGGGTTTatgaaaaaacagttttgattCTAAATGGTGAAGTCTATATCCTAACTTGTCTCAATagcattttagttttcattgtgttttaaactTTGAAATAAAGGCTCTTTAGGCTATTTAAACATTCAATGCTTAACAGTTTAAACCTACAGTAAATTCAGTTTCAAATTCACAGTTACAGAAATACACTGTATtaacaggttttgttttgtcGGTTGGTGGGGCCGCACCTGGTGGCTTGGGATTCAAACcagtggccttctgcatcccaacccaatgctctgtCACTGTGCCAGTGAGTGttaaacaatattattttacttttattcatatttcaacTTCTCTACATTAAATGCAGGGCAGGAagatttggtaaaaaaaaagtcaacgtgattattacacacacacacacacacacacaccccatcaTAGGCCAAATTTTATCATCAATAAGAAGTAGTTAAACTCATAGATTTGTTGTTGTCCCTATTTATTGACAAAAAGACTTTAAATGGGTTTGAAAAGTTATTaagtcaaaaatgtatttaacttgGCGACACAGCTCGGAACACTGGACAGTCACGTGACTGTAAACGCCACATGCACTGTTGCCTAAACCGAGACTAACAGGAATGTGGATAATTAGCAAACTGCACAGAAACATTGAAGAGGCTGtcacatacatatttattttattaaattgcaGCCATCAGTTTTATAGTTGCTCAGGTTGACATTGTGATTGCTATTAGATTAATTGTGCAGCGCttaataaatgtgtattaatgGCAAACATTCTTATTTCTGTCAACACTGTAATAAAATGACAGCTCTGTTGTTTACTCtcctgttgccatggtgaagtGTGGAGCTCCACTGATGGTCgcttatttttcttgtttttgttcaacACACATAAGCAAAGTGATCGTGAACATGCTCAGAGTTGATTAAACTGACTCAGACTTACGGGTAAAATTTAGCATTTGCTGGACAAAGTTTCTGGAAAACACAGCTTGACTGTAGTGGTTTCTTGTTGCACATAGACTGTGTGCGTACATATAAGACATCAAGTCATTTTGGTAACAGActaagctatttttttttttcatgtttctgatgttttgttaactgagtttttttttaaaactccagtacttcccccccccccttgtgttcagtgagtgtgtgattgcaCCTGGTGGCATCTCAGAAGAAATTCTTGATGAGGGGAGTGACGAGTTTCACCCACAGCTTGACGTGGCGGTCCGGCCGCTCAAACGTAGAGCTGGACACCTCAGTGGAGCCGTGGTACAACAACTCTTGCTCCTACAGAAGACAGAGTttacacacacaggtgtgtatTCAGTAAGGAGTTACTCATTCATTCGTCATCATTTCTGCTTGTGTTTAGTGAAAAGAAATCCTCCGCCAACCTCCTGCAGCTGGTTCTGCAGCTCCTCATTCTCCGTTACTATGGCAATTTGGGCCTCCAGGTCACGGTGAACTGAGCGGTAACCAAAATTAGGGGAGCCAATTAGAGTGAGGCAAGGCCGATCCTGCCCCTGGAGGTAATACCACAGACCTGTAGCAGAAGAAAAGTGGAGCGAGGTAATGCTTCAGAGAGCTGCTTCCAGCAGGGGTTTCTGTCGGTTCAAACCACAACTAAAAGGAAGCACATGCAGAAATCCCCAGCCCCGATCCAAAACCCCAAAGtatgagagagagtgagtgtacATCCTTGTCCTGAGGCTATGACAGAATGACTGTACAAGTCATCTTCTCTCACGCTACATACCACTGTGACCACAAGAAGTACAGCACAGTGAGAGTACgatgatttattgttttcactGAGCCGAACAAAACTAATCCGACTGGAGATCTCTATCTTATATCGcaatatttgtaaatgtgaagGTTAGTCGTGGAACAAAGGGTCTCAAGAacctttccctttttccttgTTCTAAATTTCGTGTAAGAGTGCTCCAAGTCTTATTCATCAACTTTACGAACTTGTTGTAAATCGCACATTTCGGGCTGATGAATACCAGCTGTTCGTGCAGCTGCACGCTCcagacatttgtatttttattataattaatgcTACCAAAATTATAGTATATAAGGCTAATTGTTCTATTGCGTTTGTAGGGAAGGTTCAAGTAAAATGTCaatcaaaagtgcaaaaaaaaaaagacagtctgcagtcacaaacaaaaacagaccacATTTTACAGAGTCAGCAATCACAGTAAGCACCATTAAAAATGACGCTTGCTTACTATTTTGTAGCTATagtattttgtgttatttagaATGAGAGCTTCTCCCCCCTGCATAGCTACAGCCTTACAAATAGCTAAATAGAAGCTGCTACGTCATAAACTTGACTAAAAATCTCTAGAAATATTTTTAGCGCTCCGATTCTGAAATGTGCTGTAGTGCTTTTCTGTAACTATCATGTGTATTTACATGGACTGAAACCTGCTTTCTGTTCTTCTGACAGTGCATTTAATCACTGCGAGTTATGAGAAGCTTTAAAAGCATAAACCTTTTTTATGTCTTCTTAGGCAAAAATCCATATTCTGCTTTTCCATTTATGTCATAGTGAACTAAATATCATTAGGAATATGTAACGCATTAAGGATAAGTCACACTAGACTCTTGTTACAGGTGGTTTTCACCATTTGCTAATTTCTTATAGACTAATCAATTCATATATTGAATATTTTTGCCTTTGTTACATCATTGCTGTTTAGGTTTTAGACTGTTTGTAGGactaaataaacactttaaagaTTCCACCTTGGTCTCTGAAATATTGTTATTGAACAAATTGTTCAGCACTAAGCagatattaaaaacaagaaatcaGCAGCAGAATAGAACTGTTTGTTGCAGCCCCATTGGGTGACGTCTTGTCCCACCTTTGGCGTGGAACGTCCACTGTGCTCTGTGGTACTCATGCAGGTGTACTCGCTCCTGTTGGCCTAACTGGCACACCTGGTTGTAAAACTGCCGGGCAATGTGGATGTAAGCTGCAGGAATCGCACCAGCGACACCCTTGGCTCCGAAGAACCCGTTGACTTCAGGGGATGCAGTAAGGATGCGGTATCTGGCTCCAGCCTCGAGCACCAGCCGCATGTACGCCCGAGTCAGGTTGAAGTAACCAGATGTTAGAAACACAGTGGAGTCTGGCCCGGCATCTGTCAGCAGGCGCTGGAGGTCCAGTAGGAGGCAGAATTAAAGACGTTATTAGTAGCATTTTATTACTGCTATACACAGAGGTTTACTATAGAGCTGGACaatatgagctaatatttaTATTCGGGTGTTTGGTCACATTTATCCTCatgacaaaaaatgtatcaTCATGATCATCACAAAAATGCTCTTTAACACACCAAGATACTGTCTCCTTATCCATGTTTACAGTAGGGAGCAAAAGTATGCATGgcctcattttaaaatggcaaaacatATCATTTAATCATATCATTTAATGCACACTGAGCTACAGTATTACCAAAGTCAGaagcaaattaaatttaatcTTTGTTAATTTATCAAGGAGTATACAAACTTTGCACCAATATCATTTCCAAAATTTTActaaacttttgcacccaactgcaGCGTTACACAAAGGTCACGTAAAAGCTTGCgatgtttgtggtcatttagttgattgccaaaaaaaataaataaaaagatctgTGGCTGATTTAAGAAAAGCCTATTTTACCATAAACTACAGTGAGCATGTTGCAGAAAGAAACTACTTTTGATCCCATGAGCCTGACTGAAAACTGCTCTGCTccttttataaaatgttctATTTCTCAATGACCATTTGCAAAAACCAAAAGGTCTCGAATATTGCATGTACTGTgcatgatataaaaaaaaaaaacaatttacaaaaagTAATCCTGCACAAGAGCTGTAGTCACATCATCTTCAGTCAAGTCAAACATAGCAATAAAAGCCGTTTATCATTTTCCCAGAATGTGTGACtaataaacactgaataaatgCTCAAACATTGAGCCATGAGTTATTAgtcacataattgtttattAGTCACAGGTTATTTTATTAGCCACATGTTCAAAACCTCCATCGGTTGATATGGATATTAATATTTACTAAGCGTAGGCTTATCACCATTACCTAGcaatcaaattgtttttgtccACTTTACCccctcagccaatcagaagagGTCAGGTGTGGAGCCTCACCTGTGTGACCTGCTCGTCCACTCGGATGCCCAGGGGTTTCATCTGGACCAAAGGGAACACCCAGGTGTCCTCCTCCCCCTCGCTCATGTCCTCCTCCTCAGAGTCCTCCAAGTGGTTTAACAGCTGCTGCCTTACATGGGTTGCATTCACAACCTCCATGATCCGTTTTCTTGCCACTGCCGAGAACTCCTGTCTGTTGCCTAGTGGCCAtggagacacaaaacaaaagcaaagataaTTGGGCGCAGTTGCAGAGGGTCAAATTGATCTCTGGGTCACAGTGTGCTGGACTGTTTTAAGGTGTTTTACAGTCAGTTTTGGATGCTCGACTTGGCCATTAAATAGTTTTATCTTTACAGCAAATCTTTACAGGGTTTACAGTAGACTCTGGGTGAGTAACCATCTGCACTGTGAAGTCCTGTCCAATAACCTTTGAAGGATCTTGCTGCATGATAGCAGAACCTATTTCTAACACTTCAGAATTCACTCCTTTGTCTGCAGTCACAAAAGTACAGGGAAACTGGTT is part of the Channa argus isolate prfri chromosome 20, Channa argus male v1.0, whole genome shotgun sequence genome and encodes:
- the LOC137105317 gene encoding CDP-diacylglycerol--glycerol-3-phosphate 3-phosphatidyltransferase, mitochondrial isoform X2 is translated as MLLLAPLLAEVDPAPRRLSKPTGSAGAQRTDGLCTHFRWIAEHVPAFRVPGTHIHILTSPDQFYQAMKARIKTAKRRVVMASLYLGTGQLEQELVNCMEEALQRSQNTSHAPDLKVSILLDYTRGSRGQINSRTMLLPLVQRFTSQMRVSLYHTPDLRGLLRLLVPQRFNETIGVQHIKVYLFDDSIIISGANLSDSYFTNRQDRYVLLENCGEVADFFSNLVEAVGDVSLQLQPDDSVTMLEGMVHPYKGNRQEFSAVARKRIMEVVNATHVRQQLLNHLEDSEEEDMSEGEEDTWVFPLVQMKPLGIRVDEQVTQRLLTDAGPDSTVFLTSGYFNLTRAYMRLVLEAGARYRILTASPEVNGFFGAKGVAGAIPAAYIHIARQFYNQVCQLGQQERVHLHEYHRAQWTFHAKGLWYYLQGQDRPCLTLIGSPNFGYRSVHRDLEAQIAIVTENEELQNQLQEEQELLYHGSTEVSSSTFERPDRHVKLWVKLVTPLIKNFF